Proteins encoded by one window of Paenibacillus sp. DCT19:
- a CDS encoding LacI family DNA-binding transcriptional regulator — protein sequence MTKTIKDVANLAGVSVATVSRVINDRGYVHADTRKKVEDAVKALNFSPNEVARSLYKRKSKLIGLLLPDIANPYFPQLARGVEDRMQEQDYRLIFGNSDEDERKEQDYIQTFIQNNVVGVISSTNYPHSSIYENLKIPVVFLDRTSLDRPSVYADGREGGRLAAKEIIRRGSRRITVMQGPTHIRPAQDRFEGAIETIRAAGLDYRVIQTTSFSFNEAGVWAEELFKNYADTDGVIASNDIAAMAVLHEAARIGRKVPEDVQVIGFDDIPMSGLLSPALSTIRQPAYEMGREAAGLLIKLVEQTAIEDKNIQLPVGFIERGTTRKVSTDG from the coding sequence ATGACGAAAACGATAAAAGACGTAGCAAATCTGGCTGGCGTATCTGTAGCCACCGTATCAAGAGTCATTAATGACAGGGGTTACGTTCATGCGGATACTCGCAAGAAAGTAGAAGATGCCGTGAAGGCGCTCAACTTCTCCCCAAATGAAGTGGCTCGCTCATTATATAAACGCAAATCCAAACTGATTGGCTTGTTGCTGCCCGATATTGCAAACCCTTACTTTCCACAGCTTGCTCGCGGAGTTGAGGATCGGATGCAGGAGCAGGATTATAGACTGATATTCGGAAACAGTGATGAGGATGAGCGAAAGGAGCAGGATTACATCCAGACGTTCATTCAGAATAACGTGGTTGGTGTGATCTCTTCAACGAACTACCCTCATTCTTCAATATATGAGAACCTGAAGATTCCTGTAGTGTTTCTCGATAGAACCTCTTTAGATCGACCTTCTGTGTATGCGGATGGTAGAGAAGGGGGAAGGCTAGCAGCCAAGGAGATTATCAGACGGGGCAGCCGCCGGATCACGGTTATGCAGGGACCGACACATATTCGCCCAGCTCAGGATCGCTTTGAAGGAGCTATCGAAACTATTCGTGCAGCTGGACTTGATTACCGGGTTATTCAGACAACCTCATTCTCGTTTAACGAGGCAGGTGTGTGGGCTGAAGAGTTATTCAAGAATTATGCCGACACGGATGGAGTTATTGCCAGCAATGACATCGCCGCGATGGCCGTTCTGCATGAGGCAGCACGAATTGGAAGGAAAGTCCCTGAGGATGTTCAAGTCATTGGGTTCGACGACATTCCGATGAGTGGTCTCTTATCGCCAGCATTGTCCACGATTCGCCAACCGGCATATGAGATGGGAAGAGAAGCGGCGGGATTACTTATCAAGCTTGTGGAACAAACTGCAATTGAGGATAAAAACATACAGTTGCCTGTTGGATTCATTGAGCGGGGAACAACGAGAAAGGTGAGTACAGATGGCTAA
- the rbsK gene encoding ribokinase, with product MAKICVIGSSSMDLVVTSSRRPGAGETVLGESFKTVPGGKGANQAVAAARLGAEVHMIGRVGEDTFGTDILNNFEANGVNTQNVKPVTHLESGTAHIILAEGDNSIVVVEAANREVTPAYVDEAVDVIRNADIVLIQQEIPEETVVHVSRLCAKFGTPLLLNPAPARAISQEVIEHASYITPNEHEAEILFQGVSPAEALRQYPNKLFITEGSKGVRYYDGEKEVLVPTYQVKAVDTTGAGDTFNAAFAVALAEGKPLQDSIRFANRAASLSVTKFGAQGGMPTRAEVEESL from the coding sequence ATGGCTAAAATTTGCGTGATTGGTAGCAGTTCTATGGATTTAGTCGTTACTTCTTCAAGAAGACCAGGAGCGGGTGAAACCGTTCTTGGCGAGAGCTTCAAAACAGTCCCTGGCGGCAAAGGAGCGAATCAAGCTGTTGCTGCTGCCAGACTGGGAGCTGAGGTTCATATGATCGGACGGGTAGGGGAAGACACCTTCGGTACGGACATTTTGAACAACTTTGAAGCAAATGGTGTAAATACGCAAAATGTGAAACCGGTTACACATTTAGAAAGTGGAACGGCTCATATCATTCTCGCGGAAGGTGATAATAGTATTGTTGTTGTTGAGGCGGCGAACCGTGAAGTGACTCCCGCTTATGTCGATGAGGCGGTTGATGTGATACGTAATGCAGATATCGTATTGATCCAACAGGAGATCCCAGAGGAAACGGTGGTTCACGTTAGTAGACTGTGCGCGAAGTTTGGAACACCGCTGTTATTGAATCCAGCACCCGCAAGAGCGATATCACAAGAGGTCATTGAACATGCTTCCTACATTACGCCGAATGAGCATGAGGCAGAAATATTGTTCCAAGGTGTAAGTCCAGCAGAGGCGCTGAGACAGTATCCGAACAAATTGTTTATTACAGAAGGCAGCAAGGGCGTACGTTATTATGACGGAGAAAAGGAAGTTCTTGTGCCAACGTACCAAGTGAAGGCCGTTGATACAACTGGCGCGGGAGACACATTCAATGCCGCATTTGCAGTCGCTCTGGCTGAAGGCAAGCCGCTACAAGATAGCATTCGCTTCGCTAATCGAGCTGCATCATTGTCTGTGACCAAGTTCGGAGCGCAAGGTGGAATGCCAACGCGAGCTGAAGTGGAGGAGAGTCTGTAA
- the rbsD gene encoding D-ribose pyranase: MKRHGILNSHISKILSDLGHTDLIAIADAGLPVPEGVRKIDLALKLGTPSFREVVETIADDMVIEKVIVAEEIREANPEALQFMIDRFGEDNVSFSVSHEQFKVLTRQVKAVIRTGEATPYANCILQAGVHFG; encoded by the coding sequence ATGAAAAGACATGGCATACTCAATAGTCACATTTCCAAAATACTCTCGGATCTCGGTCACACGGATCTGATTGCGATTGCGGATGCCGGACTTCCTGTACCGGAAGGAGTACGCAAGATTGATCTGGCTCTGAAGCTGGGAACACCGAGTTTTCGTGAAGTCGTAGAAACGATTGCGGATGATATGGTCATTGAAAAGGTTATTGTGGCAGAAGAAATCCGAGAGGCAAACCCCGAAGCGCTGCAATTTATGATAGACAGATTCGGAGAGGACAACGTATCTTTTTCTGTCAGTCATGAGCAATTCAAGGTGTTAACAAGGCAGGTAAAGGCGGTTATCCGCACAGGTGAGGCTACGCCTTATGCCAATTGCATTTTACAAGCAGGAGTCCATTTTGGTTAA
- a CDS encoding sugar ABC transporter ATP-binding protein — translation MHIQMHNIHKAFGTNQVLSGVDFELQEGEVHALMGENGAGKSTLMNILIGLHQRDQGTIKIDGKETYFTSPKEAEKLGITFIHQELNVWPEMTVLDNLFIGKEVTSSFGLLNTRQMKALAKEQFSKLSVDIPLDRPAGECSVGQQQMIEIAKALMTDAKVIIMDEPTAALTEREIQKLFGVITSLKKNGVSIVYISHRMEEIFTICERITIMRDGITVDTKSIPQTSFDEVVRKMVGRELTERYPARNPSYGEVVLEVRNASSKDSFHDVSFHVRAGEILGFSGLMGSGRTEMMRTIFGLDKLDQGEVVIRGKKVNIRKPVDAVRHGIGFITEDRKDEGLVLDFSIRENMALPNLFSFSSKGFISTAKEQEFVDTLIKRLQIKTQSSETAARNLSGGNQQKVVIAKWVGIGPSVLILDEPTRGVDVGAKREIYQLMNELTDRGVAIIMVSSELPEVLGMSDRIAVVHEGHISGVLSKEEATQENIMTLATGGQ, via the coding sequence ATGCATATTCAGATGCACAACATTCACAAAGCGTTTGGCACCAATCAGGTGCTAAGCGGAGTGGATTTTGAACTGCAAGAAGGTGAGGTTCACGCCCTAATGGGGGAGAACGGAGCAGGCAAATCCACACTGATGAATATTCTGATTGGTCTTCATCAGCGGGATCAAGGCACAATTAAGATCGACGGAAAGGAAACGTATTTCACCAGTCCGAAGGAAGCAGAGAAATTAGGCATCACATTTATTCATCAGGAGCTGAACGTCTGGCCTGAAATGACGGTGCTGGATAACCTTTTTATCGGGAAAGAGGTCACTTCCTCGTTTGGGTTGCTCAATACAAGACAAATGAAAGCGCTTGCCAAAGAACAGTTCAGCAAATTATCTGTGGACATTCCACTTGATCGACCTGCGGGAGAATGCTCCGTTGGTCAACAACAGATGATCGAAATTGCAAAGGCACTAATGACAGATGCAAAGGTAATTATAATGGATGAACCAACAGCAGCACTTACAGAGCGAGAGATTCAAAAGCTGTTCGGAGTAATCACGTCACTGAAGAAAAATGGTGTATCCATCGTCTATATCTCTCACCGCATGGAGGAAATATTTACAATCTGCGAACGGATTACGATTATGCGTGATGGCATAACCGTAGATACCAAATCAATTCCGCAGACGAGTTTTGACGAAGTCGTTCGAAAAATGGTTGGTCGAGAATTAACGGAACGTTATCCCGCTCGAAATCCTTCTTATGGCGAGGTTGTTCTGGAGGTCAGAAACGCGAGCAGCAAAGATTCATTTCACGATGTGAGCTTTCATGTTAGGGCGGGTGAAATTCTAGGCTTCTCAGGACTTATGGGCTCTGGACGAACAGAAATGATGAGAACGATCTTTGGTCTGGACAAGCTGGATCAAGGGGAAGTAGTGATTCGCGGTAAAAAGGTGAACATTCGTAAACCCGTTGATGCGGTCAGACATGGTATTGGCTTCATTACCGAAGATCGCAAGGACGAGGGTCTTGTGCTCGACTTCTCCATTCGTGAGAATATGGCACTGCCAAATCTGTTCAGTTTCTCCAGCAAAGGTTTCATCTCGACTGCAAAAGAACAGGAATTCGTGGATACACTGATCAAACGATTACAGATCAAAACACAATCTTCCGAAACGGCTGCTCGCAATCTATCGGGTGGTAATCAGCAGAAGGTGGTTATCGCAAAATGGGTCGGCATCGGTCCAAGTGTGCTCATCCTGGATGAACCTACACGAGGCGTTGATGTTGGAGCGAAGCGTGAAATCTATCAGCTCATGAATGAACTGACAGACCGGGGCGTCGCCATCATTATGGTGTCGTCAGAGCTACCCGAAGTGCTCGGGATGAGTGATCGAATCGCGGTTGTGCATGAAGGGCACATTAGTGGCGTGCTGTCTAAAGAAGAAGCCACTCAGGAAAATATTATGACATTGGCCACAGGGGGACAGTGA
- the rbsC gene encoding ribose ABC transporter permease RbsC: protein MTTMDNKTAKSGFRFSTVTQKLGPLLGLIILILIVSILNPSFLEPLNILNLLRQVSINALIAFGMTFVILTGGIDLSVGSILALSSAFVANMMLSGLDPILSIIIGVALGGVMGMVNGLMITKGKMAPFIATLATMTIFRGLTLVYTNGNPITGLGDSLLFQLFGRGYLLGIPVPAITMLITFMILWIILHKTAFGRKTYAIGGNEKASIISGIKVTRVKVMIYSLAGMLAALAGAILTSRLNSAQPTAGTSYELDAIAAVVLGGTSLSGGRGRIVGTLIGVLIIGVLNNGLNLLGVNSFYQMVVKGVVIAIAVLLDRKKTA from the coding sequence ATGACAACAATGGACAACAAAACTGCCAAAAGCGGCTTCCGTTTCTCAACCGTAACACAAAAATTAGGACCGTTACTGGGCTTAATCATTCTCATTCTCATCGTTTCAATCTTGAATCCTAGCTTCTTGGAACCGCTTAATATCTTGAATCTACTGCGTCAGGTATCGATTAATGCGCTCATTGCGTTTGGGATGACATTTGTTATTCTCACCGGCGGAATTGATCTATCGGTTGGCTCGATCCTCGCGTTATCCAGTGCTTTTGTTGCCAATATGATGTTATCTGGTTTAGATCCGATCTTGTCGATCATTATCGGGGTAGCACTAGGTGGTGTTATGGGGATGGTCAACGGTCTTATGATAACCAAAGGTAAGATGGCACCTTTTATCGCAACATTGGCAACGATGACGATATTCAGAGGATTAACGTTGGTTTACACGAACGGTAATCCAATTACAGGTCTTGGTGATAGCCTACTGTTCCAATTGTTTGGACGTGGTTACTTGTTAGGAATTCCCGTACCAGCCATTACCATGCTGATTACGTTTATGATTCTGTGGATTATTCTGCACAAAACAGCCTTTGGTCGCAAAACATATGCTATTGGTGGTAATGAGAAAGCTTCCATTATCTCAGGCATCAAGGTTACACGTGTTAAAGTGATGATCTATTCTTTGGCGGGTATGCTTGCAGCGCTGGCAGGAGCGATTCTTACATCACGCTTGAACTCTGCACAACCGACAGCGGGTACTTCCTACGAGTTGGATGCGATTGCTGCAGTTGTACTCGGTGGTACGAGCCTTTCTGGAGGAAGAGGACGCATTGTTGGTACGTTAATCGGTGTTCTGATTATTGGTGTATTGAATAATGGATTGAACTTACTCGGGGTGAACTCCTTCTACCAAATGGTCGTGAAGGGCGTTGTTATTGCCATTGCAGTCCTGCTGGACCGCAAGAAAACAGCATAA
- the rbsB gene encoding ribose ABC transporter substrate-binding protein RbsB has product MKKITLTLISMLMIIVLAGCSLEPPGWAKPDAAGSKGQKKIGLSISTLNNPFFVSLKDGVVAEAQKQGIQVIVVDAQNDSAKQTNDVDDLLQQGVDALLINPADSAAISTAVQSANSVGIPVITLDRSADKGEVAALVASDNVKGGRMAAEYFVEQLGEGAKVIELEGVPGASATRERGKGFHEVADEKLDVVAKQSADFDRSKGLNVMENLLQGNPDVQAVFAHNDEMALGAIEAIQSSGKDIPVIGFDGNDDAIKSIQDGKLTATVAQQPVLIGSLAVQAALDVLDGKQVEQSIPAELKLVTKENVNE; this is encoded by the coding sequence ATGAAAAAAATAACTTTGACACTCATAAGCATGCTAATGATTATTGTACTGGCAGGTTGCTCCTTGGAACCTCCGGGTTGGGCTAAGCCAGACGCTGCCGGAAGTAAAGGACAGAAGAAAATCGGGCTATCGATTTCAACGTTAAATAATCCATTCTTTGTTTCACTGAAGGATGGGGTCGTGGCTGAAGCGCAAAAACAAGGCATCCAGGTCATTGTCGTTGATGCACAGAATGATTCGGCGAAACAAACGAACGATGTGGACGATCTGCTTCAACAAGGTGTAGATGCATTGCTCATTAACCCTGCGGATTCTGCGGCAATCTCTACAGCGGTTCAGTCTGCGAACAGTGTGGGAATTCCAGTGATTACACTCGACCGTTCCGCAGATAAAGGTGAAGTGGCCGCCTTGGTGGCTTCGGATAATGTCAAAGGTGGACGCATGGCAGCTGAATACTTTGTGGAACAGCTTGGTGAGGGCGCAAAAGTTATCGAGCTTGAGGGTGTACCAGGAGCTTCCGCAACACGGGAGCGGGGCAAAGGTTTCCATGAAGTTGCTGACGAGAAACTCGACGTGGTGGCTAAACAATCAGCTGACTTTGACCGTTCCAAAGGGTTGAATGTCATGGAGAATCTGTTGCAAGGTAATCCAGATGTGCAAGCGGTATTTGCCCATAACGATGAGATGGCACTTGGTGCAATTGAAGCAATCCAAAGTTCCGGTAAAGACATCCCGGTTATTGGATTCGACGGTAATGATGATGCAATCAAATCGATCCAAGATGGTAAGTTGACAGCAACGGTCGCGCAGCAGCCTGTGTTAATTGGTAGCTTGGCGGTACAAGCAGCGCTGGATGTACTGGACGGCAAACAGGTAGAGCAATCCATTCCGGCTGAACTGAAGCTGGTCACGAAGGAAAACGTAAATGAATAA